In one Sphingomonas sp. S1-29 genomic region, the following are encoded:
- a CDS encoding FAD binding domain-containing protein: MKRFDYARADSPEAAVAAVTDANTRFIAGGTNLLDLMKLQIETPDKLVDISRLDLATIEETPEGGLSIGAMVPNSDLAADTLVRERYPVLSRALLAGASGQLRNKASTGGNLLQRTRCYYFYDTATGCNKREPGSGCSAIGGHNRIMAILGASEQCIATHPSDMAVAMAALDAVVVTLKPDGDRRRIAFGDFHRLPGDTPQIDTILEPGELITHVELPPAPKGRQLYRKVRDRASYAFALVSVAGVVSVEDGRIASAALAFGGLAHKPWRDPAVEAVLIGQAPGAAVFAAAADALLKDARGQGSNDFKIPLARRTLIACLKELTA, from the coding sequence ATGAAGCGTTTCGACTATGCGCGCGCCGACAGCCCCGAGGCAGCGGTTGCGGCGGTGACCGATGCGAACACCCGGTTCATCGCCGGCGGCACCAATCTGCTCGACCTGATGAAGCTGCAGATCGAGACGCCCGACAAGCTGGTCGACATCAGCCGGCTCGATCTGGCGACGATCGAGGAAACCCCCGAGGGCGGGCTCTCGATCGGCGCGATGGTGCCCAATTCGGACCTCGCCGCCGATACGCTCGTGCGCGAGCGTTACCCGGTGCTGAGCCGTGCATTGCTCGCCGGCGCGTCGGGGCAGCTGCGCAACAAGGCGTCGACCGGGGGCAATCTGCTCCAGCGGACGCGCTGCTATTATTTCTACGACACCGCGACGGGCTGCAACAAGCGTGAGCCGGGCAGCGGCTGCTCGGCGATCGGCGGGCATAACCGGATCATGGCGATCCTGGGCGCGTCGGAGCAGTGCATTGCGACGCACCCGAGCGACATGGCGGTGGCGATGGCGGCGCTGGATGCAGTGGTGGTGACGCTCAAGCCCGACGGCGATCGCCGCCGGATCGCGTTTGGGGATTTCCACCGGTTGCCGGGCGATACCCCGCAGATCGACACGATCCTCGAGCCGGGCGAGCTGATCACCCATGTCGAGCTACCGCCGGCGCCCAAGGGCAGGCAATTGTACCGCAAGGTGCGCGATCGTGCCTCCTATGCCTTTGCGCTGGTGTCGGTTGCGGGGGTGGTTTCGGTCGAGGACGGCAGGATCGCCAGCGCCGCGCTGGCGTTCGGCGGACTGGCGCACAAGCCTTGGCGCGATCCCGCGGTCGAGGCGGTGCTGATCGGCCAGGCGCCTGGCGCCGCGGTGTTCGCCGCGGCCGCCGATGCATTGTTGAAGGACGCGCGCGGGCAGGGGTCGAACGACTTCAAGATCCCGCTGGCGCGCCGCACGCTGATCGCGTGCCTGAAGGAGTTGACGGCATGA
- a CDS encoding 2Fe-2S iron-sulfur cluster-binding protein: MQFTINGTSYSADPDIRTSLLDLLREHVGLTGSKKGCDHGQCGACTVLVNGRRINSCLTLAVMHQGDEITTIEGLGSADDLHPLQSAFVRHDGFQCGYCTPGQICSAVGMLDEAAKGWPSHVSDRLEGDAELTDDEIRERMSGNLCRCSAYPNIVDAIREVAHGAAEAADAKVPA; encoded by the coding sequence ATGCAATTCACCATCAACGGTACTTCCTATTCGGCGGATCCAGACATCCGCACCTCTCTACTCGATTTGTTGCGCGAGCATGTCGGCCTGACCGGCAGCAAGAAGGGCTGCGACCATGGCCAGTGTGGCGCGTGCACGGTGCTGGTGAACGGACGGCGGATCAATTCCTGCCTGACGCTGGCGGTGATGCACCAGGGCGACGAGATCACGACGATCGAGGGGCTGGGCTCGGCCGACGACCTGCACCCGCTGCAATCGGCATTCGTCCGGCATGACGGCTTCCAGTGCGGCTATTGCACGCCGGGGCAGATCTGCTCGGCGGTCGGGATGCTCGACGAGGCGGCCAAGGGCTGGCCGAGCCATGTCAGCGACCGGCTCGAGGGCGATGCCGAACTGACCGACGACGAAATTCGCGAACGAATGAGCGGCAATCTGTGCCGCTGTTCGGCCTATCCCAACATCGTCGATGCGATCCGCGAAGTTGCGCACGGCGCCGCCGAAGCCGCCGACGCCAAGGTGCCCGCATGA
- a CDS encoding 50S ribosomal protein L11 methyltransferase — protein sequence MSDSWKITLPCTRAEAEAIDPEGEAFAEFGAPPVLMTRELTEDDVEDWVIEAYFQDKPGAREIAVLRRLVPSAAATKAAPERIIEADWVTLSQAGLDPVVAGRFYVHTSANRGDVPPGLRAFHIEAGLAFGTGHHETTTGCLLTLEAMRKRGAVVRNLIDVGTGTGLLAFAGMHLWPNARATASDIDPISIDVTRENAAANGVKLGVGPGQLTLAVAPGMAHNSIERRAPYDLVLANIIAAPLIELAPVIAAAVAPGGTVVLAGLLERQASAVAQAYRRHGLRLAGKVTLGDWPTLRMVRRAIR from the coding sequence ATGAGCGATAGCTGGAAGATCACGCTGCCCTGCACCCGCGCCGAGGCCGAGGCGATCGATCCCGAGGGCGAGGCCTTTGCCGAATTCGGCGCGCCGCCGGTGCTGATGACCCGCGAGCTGACCGAGGATGATGTCGAGGATTGGGTGATCGAAGCCTATTTCCAGGACAAGCCCGGCGCGCGCGAGATCGCGGTGCTGCGCCGGCTGGTGCCGAGCGCGGCGGCGACCAAGGCCGCGCCCGAGCGGATCATCGAGGCCGATTGGGTGACGCTGAGCCAGGCGGGGCTCGATCCGGTGGTGGCGGGGCGCTTCTATGTCCACACCAGCGCCAATCGCGGCGACGTGCCGCCGGGCTTGCGCGCGTTTCATATCGAGGCGGGGCTGGCGTTCGGCACCGGGCATCACGAGACGACCACCGGCTGCCTGCTGACGCTCGAGGCGATGCGAAAGCGCGGGGCGGTGGTGCGCAACCTGATCGATGTCGGCACCGGCACCGGGCTGCTGGCGTTTGCCGGCATGCACTTATGGCCCAATGCGCGCGCGACGGCATCGGATATCGATCCGATCTCGATCGACGTGACGCGCGAGAATGCCGCCGCCAACGGCGTGAAGCTGGGGGTAGGGCCGGGGCAGCTGACGCTCGCGGTGGCGCCGGGGATGGCGCACAACAGCATCGAGCGGCGCGCGCCCTATGACCTGGTCTTGGCGAACATCATCGCTGCGCCGCTGATCGAGCTCGCCCCGGTGATCGCGGCGGCGGTGGCGCCGGGTGGGACGGTGGTGCTGGCGGGGCTGCTCGAGCGGCAGGCGTCGGCGGTGGCGCAGGCCTATCGCAGGCATGGGCTGCGGCTGGCGGGGAAGGTGACGTTGGGCGACTGGCCGACGCTGCGCATGGTGCGGCGGGCGATTCGGTAA
- a CDS encoding esterase/lipase family protein: MVVLGPPSKLRLLTEVPRAVIGVGGLPFARRALMDAPRGDGRRVMLLPGLFNGDRSSLVLRRYLNALGYRAEGWGLGRNFGQRAIGADGERLFAAIEAMGGGEPVTLVGVSLGGIMARIAAHRHPELVREVVTISSPFAGPPSATNVWRVYELLSGVRVDDPEVVAFAALAAEHPPVPTTAIWSASDGFVNGAICRDDRCRSIEVRSSHVWVQHNPQVLRAVAGVLGGDISPPGTSSPPWKGGAGGG, from the coding sequence GTGGTGGTTCTAGGCCCGCCGTCGAAGCTGCGGCTGCTCACCGAAGTGCCGCGCGCGGTGATCGGGGTCGGCGGCCTGCCCTTTGCGCGGCGCGCGCTGATGGACGCGCCGCGCGGCGACGGGCGGCGGGTGATGCTGTTGCCGGGGCTGTTCAACGGCGACCGGTCGAGCCTGGTGCTGCGGCGCTATCTGAATGCGCTCGGCTATCGTGCCGAGGGCTGGGGATTGGGCCGCAATTTCGGGCAGCGCGCGATCGGTGCCGATGGCGAGCGGCTGTTCGCGGCGATCGAGGCGATGGGCGGCGGCGAGCCGGTGACGCTGGTGGGGGTTAGCCTTGGCGGGATCATGGCGCGGATCGCGGCGCACCGGCATCCCGAGCTGGTGCGCGAAGTGGTGACGATCAGTTCGCCCTTCGCGGGACCGCCGAGCGCGACCAATGTTTGGCGGGTGTACGAGCTGCTGTCGGGCGTCCGCGTCGACGATCCCGAGGTGGTGGCGTTCGCCGCGCTCGCCGCCGAGCATCCGCCGGTGCCGACCACCGCGATCTGGAGCGCCAGCGACGGATTCGTCAATGGCGCGATCTGCCGCGACGATCGCTGCCGCTCGATCGAGGTGCGCAGCAGTCATGTGTGGGTGCAGCACAACCCGCAGGTGCTGCGCGCGGTGGCGGGGGTGCTGGGGGGTGATATCTCCCCTCCCGGAACTAGTTCCCCTCCCTGGAAGGGAGGGGCTGGGGGTGGGTAG
- a CDS encoding XdhC family protein, translating into MNDNDIILNTARDWAGAPMALATVVSTWGSAPRPRGSHMLIHADGRFEGSVSGGCVETDILATAAEVIAGAPAVVKHYGVADSAAWEVGLPCGGEIAVLVQPVAADGFDPELFDRIAEARDEGRSLTIQTDLGSGQSSLRPIEGAAFVNRYDPPRRLLIIGAVQIAQALVELVRPLGIATTVIDPRARFLTAERFPGTTLDDRWPDEAVAALNPGATSAVVTLSHDVKIDDPALIEALRRPTGYVAALGSRKSHAARRERLAAAGIGEADLDRIDGPAGLAIGAIGPAEIALSIAAAMVKALHDRA; encoded by the coding sequence ATGAACGACAACGACATCATCCTGAACACCGCGCGCGATTGGGCCGGCGCGCCGATGGCGCTGGCCACCGTCGTGTCGACTTGGGGATCGGCGCCGCGGCCGCGGGGGAGCCATATGCTGATCCACGCCGATGGCCGGTTCGAGGGATCGGTGTCGGGCGGCTGCGTCGAGACCGACATTCTCGCGACCGCCGCCGAAGTGATCGCGGGCGCGCCGGCGGTGGTGAAGCACTATGGCGTCGCCGATTCTGCGGCGTGGGAAGTCGGGTTGCCCTGCGGCGGCGAGATCGCGGTGCTGGTGCAGCCGGTCGCCGCCGACGGCTTCGACCCCGAATTGTTCGATCGCATCGCCGAGGCGCGCGACGAGGGGCGGTCGCTGACCATCCAGACCGATCTCGGCAGCGGGCAATCGTCGCTGCGGCCGATCGAGGGGGCGGCGTTCGTCAACCGCTACGATCCGCCGCGCCGGCTGCTGATCATCGGCGCGGTGCAGATCGCGCAGGCCTTGGTCGAGCTGGTGCGTCCCTTGGGGATCGCGACGACGGTGATCGACCCGCGCGCGCGCTTCCTCACCGCCGAGCGCTTCCCCGGCACGACGCTCGACGATCGCTGGCCCGACGAGGCGGTGGCGGCGCTCAATCCGGGGGCGACCAGCGCGGTGGTGACGCTGAGCCATGACGTGAAGATCGACGATCCCGCGTTGATCGAGGCGCTTCGGCGCCCAACGGGCTATGTCGCCGCGCTGGGCAGCCGCAAGAGCCACGCCGCGCGCCGCGAGCGGCTGGCGGCGGCGGGGATCGGCGAGGCCGATCTCGACCGGATCGACGGTCCTGCGGGGCTCGCGATCGGCGCGATCGGCCCGGCCGAGATCGCGCTGTCGATCGCCGCGGCGATGGTGAAGGCGTTGCATGATCGCGCCTGA
- a CDS encoding glycerophosphodiester phosphodiesterase codes for MIALGGCAATQEKTMPTAARPLLIAHRGASGERPEHTLAAYDLAIDQGADFIEPDLVLTKDDVFVARHENDITATTDVAARPEFAARKATRTIDGQPHTGWFTEDFTLAELKTLRAKERLPQLRAGNARYDGQFEVPTLAEVIALAKRRSTETGRTIGIYPETKHPSYFASIGKPMEARLVAELRTAGWDSATAPVFIQSFEVNNLKRLASMTDVRLVQLVASAGGPPDGAAPSYAAMLTPEGLRAIAGYAAGLGPEKPLVVTAEGQVTPLVADAHAAGLVVHPWTFRAENYFLPTDLRSGSDPRAAGRIDDEIARHLAAGVDGFFTDFPYIGNRARDAFVRAAGDE; via the coding sequence ATGATCGCGCTCGGTGGCTGCGCCGCCACACAGGAGAAGACGATGCCCACCGCTGCCAGACCGCTGCTGATCGCGCATCGCGGGGCCAGCGGCGAACGCCCCGAACACACGCTCGCCGCTTACGACCTCGCGATCGACCAGGGTGCCGATTTCATCGAACCCGATCTGGTGCTCACCAAGGACGATGTGTTCGTCGCGCGGCACGAGAACGACATCACCGCGACCACCGACGTCGCCGCCCGCCCCGAATTCGCCGCGCGCAAGGCGACCAGGACGATCGACGGCCAGCCGCACACCGGCTGGTTCACCGAAGACTTCACGCTCGCCGAGCTGAAGACGCTGCGCGCCAAGGAACGCCTGCCGCAGCTTCGCGCGGGCAATGCGCGCTATGACGGCCAGTTCGAGGTGCCGACGCTGGCCGAAGTGATCGCGCTCGCCAAGCGCCGTTCGACCGAGACAGGGCGGACGATCGGCATCTACCCCGAGACCAAGCACCCCAGCTATTTCGCGTCGATCGGCAAGCCGATGGAGGCACGGCTGGTCGCCGAACTGCGCACCGCCGGCTGGGACAGCGCCACCGCGCCGGTGTTCATCCAGTCGTTCGAGGTTAACAATCTCAAGCGGCTCGCGTCGATGACCGACGTGCGGCTGGTCCAGCTCGTCGCTTCGGCCGGCGGCCCGCCCGATGGCGCCGCGCCCAGCTATGCAGCGATGCTGACGCCGGAAGGGCTGCGCGCGATCGCCGGCTATGCCGCGGGCCTCGGTCCCGAAAAGCCTTTGGTCGTTACTGCCGAGGGGCAAGTGACGCCGCTGGTCGCCGACGCACACGCCGCCGGGCTGGTCGTCCACCCCTGGACCTTCCGCGCCGAGAATTACTTCCTCCCCACCGATCTTCGCAGCGGCAGCGATCCGCGCGCGGCGGGGCGGATCGACGACGAGATCGCGCGGCACCTGGCGGCAGGCGTCGATGGATTCTTCACCGATTTCCCGTATATCGGCAATCGCGCGCGCGACGCCTTCGTCCGCGCAGCCGGGGACGAGTGA
- a CDS encoding SDR family NAD(P)-dependent oxidoreductase — protein sequence MTIHILLTGASRGIGAAIAAAFDADPGVRTACQSTRGALAADFADPAAPADLWARALDSLDGRIDVLVNNAGVFEESPLAADHADWVAAWERTMRINLTASAELCRLAVRHWQQGGREGRIVNIASRAAYRGDSPAHWHYAASKAGMVGMTKTIARGYAREGILAFAICPGFTMTGMAEDYLESRGGDKLLADIPLGRVAQPEEIATMARFCALEAPASMTGAVLDANGASYVR from the coding sequence GCCGCGTTCGATGCCGACCCCGGCGTCCGCACCGCCTGCCAATCGACCCGCGGCGCGCTTGCCGCCGACTTCGCCGATCCCGCCGCCCCCGCCGATCTTTGGGCGCGCGCGCTCGATAGCCTCGACGGGCGGATCGACGTGCTGGTGAACAATGCCGGGGTGTTCGAGGAATCGCCGCTCGCCGCCGATCACGCCGATTGGGTCGCCGCCTGGGAGCGGACGATGCGGATCAACCTGACCGCCAGCGCCGAATTGTGCCGGCTGGCGGTGCGCCATTGGCAGCAGGGCGGGCGCGAGGGGCGGATCGTCAACATCGCCAGCCGCGCCGCCTATCGCGGCGACAGCCCTGCGCACTGGCATTATGCCGCGTCGAAGGCGGGGATGGTCGGGATGACCAAGACGATCGCCCGTGGCTATGCGCGCGAGGGCATCCTGGCGTTCGCGATCTGCCCGGGCTTCACGATGACCGGGATGGCCGAGGATTATCTCGAAAGCCGCGGCGGCGATAAATTGCTCGCCGATATTCCGCTGGGGCGTGTCGCCCAGCCAGAAGAAATCGCGACGATGGCGCGCTTCTGTGCGCTCGAGGCGCCGGCATCGATGACCGGCGCGGTGCTCGACGCCAATGGCGCGAGCTATGTGCGATGA
- the phhA gene encoding phenylalanine 4-monooxygenase, whose amino-acid sequence MVDQTHLLEKPPEGASADWTIAQGWDRYTPQEHAVWDTLYARQIKLLPGRASKAYLRGLDALKLSEGGIPHFDELSERLMKLTGWQVVAVPGLVPDDVFFDHMANRRFVSGNFIRRPDQLDYLEEPDVFHDVFGHVPMLADPVFADYLEAYGRGGLRALELGALKQLSRLYWYTVEFGLVREDGDLRIYGSGIVSSSAESVFALDDPSPNRIGFDLRRVMRTDYRIDDFQQNYFVIPSFDELLRQTIETDFAPLYEEILPLPAIPVAQIVEGDEVIHHGTQAYAMSKNPPPSGGGGSL is encoded by the coding sequence ATGGTCGATCAAACCCACTTACTCGAAAAGCCGCCCGAGGGCGCATCCGCCGACTGGACCATCGCGCAAGGCTGGGACCGGTACACTCCGCAAGAACATGCGGTGTGGGACACGCTGTATGCGCGCCAGATCAAGCTGCTCCCCGGCCGCGCGTCGAAGGCGTATCTGCGCGGGCTCGACGCACTCAAATTGTCCGAAGGCGGCATCCCGCATTTCGACGAATTGTCCGAACGGTTGATGAAACTCACCGGCTGGCAGGTCGTCGCGGTGCCGGGGCTCGTCCCCGACGACGTGTTCTTCGATCACATGGCCAATCGCCGCTTCGTGTCGGGCAATTTCATCCGCCGGCCCGACCAGCTCGATTATCTCGAAGAGCCCGACGTCTTCCACGACGTGTTCGGGCATGTGCCGATGCTCGCCGATCCGGTGTTCGCCGATTATCTCGAAGCCTATGGCCGCGGCGGCCTGCGCGCGCTCGAGCTCGGCGCGCTCAAGCAGCTGTCGCGGCTCTATTGGTACACCGTCGAATTCGGGCTGGTGCGCGAGGATGGCGATCTTCGCATTTACGGCTCAGGGATCGTCTCGTCCTCGGCCGAAAGCGTCTTCGCGCTCGACGACCCCAGCCCCAACCGGATCGGCTTCGATCTGCGCCGGGTGATGCGCACCGATTATCGGATCGACGATTTCCAGCAGAATTACTTCGTCATCCCCAGCTTCGACGAATTGCTGCGGCAGACGATCGAAACCGATTTCGCGCCGCTGTACGAGGAAATCCTGCCGCTACCCGCGATCCCGGTGGCGCAGATCGTCGAGGGCGACGAGGTGATCCACCACGGCACCCAAGCATATGCCATGAGCAAAAATCCTCCCCCTTCAGGGGGAGGTGGCAGCCTGTAA
- a CDS encoding TIGR02117 family protein: protein MGGAVAALLLVLAVIGYGYWMAGLVGGAIPANAAWREPAQGIEVFVEDNGVHTGIALPKAMLEGALDGLVAPGDIGDPRFAAHEWLVVGWGDRAFYLETPTWADVRPATVAAALIGSDRTVLHVEHIAQPRGGPQVRAIRLRPEEFARLVAFVRASFAEGQAVRGYAAYDAFYPANGHYNAVHTCNDWTGAAFRAAGVRMGEWTPFSRTVMWWF from the coding sequence ATGGGCGGCGCGGTGGCGGCGCTGCTGCTGGTGCTGGCGGTGATCGGCTATGGCTATTGGATGGCGGGGCTGGTCGGCGGCGCGATCCCGGCGAACGCAGCGTGGCGCGAGCCCGCGCAAGGCATTGAGGTCTTCGTCGAGGACAATGGCGTGCATACCGGCATCGCCTTGCCCAAGGCGATGCTGGAGGGCGCGCTCGACGGGCTGGTCGCGCCCGGGGACATTGGCGATCCGCGCTTTGCCGCGCATGAATGGCTGGTGGTCGGCTGGGGCGACCGTGCCTTCTATCTCGAAACGCCCACCTGGGCCGATGTTCGGCCGGCGACGGTGGCGGCGGCGCTGATCGGCAGCGACCGGACGGTGCTGCATGTCGAGCATATCGCGCAGCCGCGTGGCGGGCCGCAGGTGCGCGCGATCCGGCTGCGACCGGAGGAATTCGCGCGGCTGGTGGCGTTCGTGCGCGCCAGCTTCGCCGAAGGGCAGGCGGTGCGCGGCTATGCGGCCTACGACGCCTTCTATCCCGCGAACGGGCATTACAACGCGGTGCATACCTGCAACGACTGGACCGGCGCGGCCTTTCGCGCGGCAGGGGTGCGGATGGGGGAGTGGACGCCGTTTTCGCGGACGGTGATGTGGTGGTTCTAG
- a CDS encoding nucleotidyltransferase family protein, which translates to MIAPEDVALVLLAAGRSVRFGDVDKLEQPFLTEPLAFHVVTALAAIPFKRRIAVVSGTQLDFAGRGYEVVANPRAQDGQGHSLGLCIAAARRVDAKAVLVALADMPRVTAAHIWRLMDGAEGEDAVVASSDGARPMPPALFGRGHFGALLALEGDQGARDLVRAGHHVIASPEELADVDTPEDLAALRRKYAG; encoded by the coding sequence ATGATCGCGCCTGAAGACGTCGCGCTGGTGCTGCTCGCGGCAGGGCGATCGGTGCGGTTCGGGGATGTCGACAAGCTCGAGCAGCCATTCCTCACCGAACCGCTGGCGTTCCATGTCGTGACCGCATTGGCGGCGATCCCGTTCAAGCGGCGGATCGCGGTGGTGTCGGGGACGCAGCTCGATTTCGCTGGCCGTGGCTATGAGGTGGTCGCCAACCCGCGCGCGCAGGACGGGCAAGGGCATTCGCTGGGGCTGTGCATCGCGGCGGCGCGGCGCGTCGATGCCAAGGCGGTGCTGGTGGCGCTGGCCGACATGCCGCGCGTCACCGCGGCGCATATCTGGCGGCTGATGGACGGTGCCGAGGGCGAGGACGCGGTGGTCGCGTCGAGCGATGGCGCGAGGCCGATGCCGCCGGCGCTGTTCGGGCGGGGGCATTTCGGGGCGCTGCTGGCGCTGGAGGGTGACCAGGGCGCGCGCGATCTGGTGCGCGCCGGGCACCACGTGATCGCCAGTCCCGAGGAACTGGCCGATGTCGATACGCCCGAGGATCTGGCGGCGCTGCGGAGGAAATACGCGGGGTGA
- a CDS encoding xanthine dehydrogenase family protein molybdopterin-binding subunit, whose protein sequence is MSSTTSATTTSLTMDKPIKDSILDHTVQEVLGKPLDRIDGPVKVSGAATYAAEFAFDDLTYGYLVRADYGAGTIEAIDATEALAMSGVIDVVHDFEGFIRNAAQGGETEGPTQGVQEVAYFGQPIAIVVAESYEIARDAALRVRVQVKPKLGDFSVEGRQGEAFKPADASAPAHAATGDLEQAMLDADVTLDQTYTTPSQNSAAMEPHASTAQWDGGKLTIHGSYQMLASDRLQLADTLGMDPENVRIVALYVGGGFGSKLGIAPEVVAAALAAKKIGRPVKTVMTRPQVFEATVRRSDTSQRIRLAAGADGRLTGIGHETLCSNLDGEEYFEPAGIATHFLYPGDHRLVTHDIIPVNRTLSGSMRAPGEAVGMLALENAMDELAEKLGIDPVELRRRNEPAQDPSKAIPYSSRKLQDCLDAGAKSFGWDQRNATPGAMRDGEWLIGHGMAASTRSNILKPSRARVSLTPEGRAIVETDQTDIGTGSYTILGQIAAEMLGLPLDQVDVKLGDTDFPPAAGSGGSWGAGSSGSSVYLACEGLRAKLARAMDTHEGSLTLKDGRAIAGNRAVPLADLVGEGLTQEGSIEPGETSEAVSQASYGAHFCEVRVNAVTGEVRVARWVSAFAAGRILNEKTARSQCIGGIVFGIGAALTEELIHDDRTGKCVNRDLGEYHVPVHADVPPIEVIFVEERDVSANPLQAKGIGELGISGAGAAVTNAIYNATGVRVRSYPMTCDKLLAGLPD, encoded by the coding sequence ATGAGCAGCACCACCAGCGCGACGACCACCAGCCTGACGATGGACAAGCCGATCAAGGATTCGATCCTCGATCACACGGTGCAGGAGGTGCTCGGCAAGCCGCTCGACCGGATCGACGGGCCGGTCAAGGTTTCGGGCGCGGCGACCTATGCCGCCGAATTCGCCTTCGACGACCTTACCTATGGCTATCTGGTGCGCGCCGATTACGGCGCGGGGACGATCGAGGCGATCGACGCGACCGAAGCACTGGCGATGTCCGGTGTGATCGACGTCGTCCATGACTTCGAAGGCTTCATCCGCAACGCAGCGCAGGGCGGCGAGACCGAAGGGCCGACGCAGGGCGTCCAGGAGGTCGCCTATTTTGGCCAGCCGATCGCGATCGTCGTCGCCGAAAGCTACGAGATCGCGCGCGACGCCGCGCTTCGGGTGCGCGTCCAGGTGAAGCCCAAGCTCGGCGATTTCAGCGTCGAGGGGCGGCAGGGCGAGGCGTTCAAGCCGGCCGATGCATCGGCACCCGCGCACGCGGCAACGGGCGATCTCGAACAGGCGATGCTCGACGCGGACGTGACGCTCGACCAGACCTATACCACCCCCTCACAGAATTCGGCGGCGATGGAGCCGCATGCCTCGACCGCGCAATGGGACGGCGGCAAGCTGACGATCCACGGGTCGTACCAGATGCTGGCGTCGGACCGGCTGCAGCTCGCCGATACGCTGGGGATGGACCCCGAGAATGTCCGGATCGTCGCGCTGTATGTTGGCGGCGGCTTCGGATCGAAGCTGGGGATCGCGCCCGAGGTGGTAGCGGCGGCGCTGGCGGCGAAGAAGATCGGGCGCCCGGTCAAGACGGTGATGACCCGCCCGCAGGTGTTCGAGGCGACGGTGCGGCGGTCGGACACCAGCCAGCGGATCCGGCTGGCGGCGGGGGCCGATGGCCGGCTGACCGGAATCGGTCATGAGACCTTGTGCTCGAACCTCGACGGCGAGGAATATTTCGAGCCTGCGGGGATCGCGACGCACTTCCTGTACCCGGGCGATCACCGGCTGGTGACGCACGACATCATCCCGGTGAATCGCACGCTGTCGGGATCGATGCGCGCACCGGGCGAAGCGGTGGGGATGCTCGCGCTCGAGAATGCGATGGACGAACTCGCCGAGAAGCTCGGGATCGATCCGGTCGAGCTGCGCCGGCGCAACGAACCGGCGCAGGACCCGTCGAAGGCGATCCCCTATTCGTCGCGCAAGCTGCAGGATTGCCTCGACGCGGGCGCCAAAAGCTTCGGGTGGGACCAGCGCAACGCCACGCCGGGCGCGATGCGCGACGGCGAATGGCTGATTGGCCACGGCATGGCGGCGTCGACGCGCAGCAACATCCTCAAGCCGTCGCGCGCGCGGGTGTCGCTGACCCCCGAAGGACGCGCGATCGTCGAGACCGACCAGACCGATATCGGCACCGGGAGCTACACGATCCTGGGGCAGATCGCCGCCGAGATGCTCGGGCTGCCGCTCGACCAGGTCGATGTGAAGCTCGGGGATACCGACTTCCCTCCGGCGGCGGGTTCGGGCGGATCGTGGGGCGCGGGATCGAGCGGCTCGTCGGTATATCTCGCCTGCGAGGGGCTGCGCGCGAAGTTGGCCAGGGCGATGGACACGCACGAGGGTTCGCTAACGCTGAAGGACGGGCGCGCGATCGCGGGCAATCGTGCGGTGCCGCTCGCCGATTTGGTGGGCGAGGGGCTGACGCAAGAGGGGTCGATCGAGCCAGGTGAAACCTCCGAGGCGGTGAGCCAGGCGAGCTATGGCGCGCATTTCTGCGAAGTGCGGGTCAACGCGGTCACCGGCGAAGTGCGCGTGGCACGCTGGGTGAGTGCGTTCGCGGCGGGGCGCATCCTGAACGAAAAGACCGCACGGTCGCAGTGCATCGGCGGCATCGTCTTCGGCATCGGCGCGGCGCTGACCGAAGAGCTGATCCACGACGATCGCACCGGCAAATGCGTCAACCGCGATTTGGGCGAATATCATGTGCCGGTGCACGCCGATGTCCCGCCGATCGAGGTGATCTTCGTCGAAGAGCGCGACGTGTCGGCCAATCCGCTGCAGGCCAAGGGGATCGGCGAGCTCGGCATTTCGGGCGCGGGCGCGGCGGTGACCAACGCGATCTACAACGCCACCGGGGTTCGGGTGCGCAGCTATCCGATGACCTGTGACAAGTTGCTGGCGGGGTTGCCCGATTGA